A single Drosophila gunungcola strain Sukarami chromosome X unlocalized genomic scaffold, Dgunungcola_SK_2 000036F, whole genome shotgun sequence DNA region contains:
- the LOC128260683 gene encoding uncharacterized protein LOC128260683 isoform X1, translating to MWMRHLTATKMNVLPVGVLGFILLQLVILVRGHGRLMDPPARNAMWRFGYPNPVNYNDNELFCGGYAVQWEKNSGRCGVCGDAYHVKSPRPHEAGGEYAKGIISRYYTAGQEIDVEVELTANHYGRFEMFLCPNNNPRQEATQQCFDRYPLLISGSREHRYLIPRDAKKKDIFRYRVRLPPYVTCTQCVLQWTYYTANMWGTCANGTEAVGCGKAETFRNCADIAIISNTGGGVPPIFVNNKSPYLLYYRDYRAPEDNNIFPLIVRDQKCLGAPAFRSLPGIDNWCEINCLRYPPNCPEEACHCPQECVAIGELAGQEGADTYCMDKCLNYESECPRDRCRCY from the exons ATGTGGATGCGACACTTGACAGCCACCAAAATGAACGTTCTACCAGTGGGTGTG TTGGGATTTATACTCCTGCAATTGGTGATATTGGTGCGAGGACATGGCCGTTTGATGGATCCGCCGGCGAGGAATGCCATGTGGCGATTTGGCTATCCCAATCCCGTAAATTACAATGATAACGAACTCTTTTGCGGTGGCTATGCGGTTCAGTGGGAGAAAAATAGTGGACGTTGTGGTGTCTGCGGCGATGCCTATCATGTGAAGTCCCCACGGCCCCACGAAGCTGGCGGGGAATACGCCAAGGGCATCATCTCCCGATACTATACGGCCGGTCAGGAAATCGATGTGGAGGTGGAACTGACGGCCAATCACTATGGTCGCTTCGAGATGTTCCTCTGCCCGAACAACAATCCGCGACAGGAGGCCACCCAGCAGTGTTTCGATCGATATCCGTTGCTGATTTCGGGCAGTCGGGAGCACCGATATCTCATACCACGCGACGCCAAGAAGAAGGATATATTCCGATATCGGGTGCGATTGCCTCCATATGTCACCTGCACGCAGTGCGTCCTGCAATGGACCTACTACACCGCCAATATGTGGGGCACCTGCGCCAATGGAACCGAGGCAGTCGGATGCGGCAAGGCAG AAACATTCCGTAACTGTGCGGATATAGCGATTATCTCGAACACTGGAGGAGGTGTTCCGCCGATCTTTGTGAACAACAAGTCACCATATCTGCTATATTATCGGGATTATCGGGCACCGGAAGACAACAATATCTTTCCACTTATTGTGCG TGACCAGAAGTGCCTGGGTGCCCCGGCCTTCCGAAGTTTGCCCGGCATTGACAACTGGTGCGAGATCAATTGCCTGCGTTACCCGCCCAATTGTCCCGAGGAGGCCTGTCACTGTCC TCAGGAATGCGTGGCCATTGGCGAGTTGGCTGGCCAGGAAGGAGCCGATACCTACTGCATGGATAAGTGCCTCAACTACGAATCGGAGTGTCCGCGCGACAGATGCCGCTGTTACTAG
- the LOC128260683 gene encoding uncharacterized protein LOC128260683 isoform X2: protein MWMRHLTATKMNVLPVGVLGFILLQLVILVRGHGRLMDPPARNAMWRFGYPNPVNYNDNELFCGGYAVQWEKNSGRCGVCGDAYHVKSPRPHEAGGEYAKGIISRYYTAGQEIDVEVELTANHYGRFEMFLCPNNNPRQEATQQCFDRYPLLISGSREHRYLIPRDAKKKDIFRYRVRLPPYVTCTQCVLQWTYYTANMWGTCANGTEAVGCGKAETFRNCADIAIISNTGGGVPPIFVNNKSPYLLYYRDYRAPEDNNIFPLIVRNATRHARKRGKA from the exons ATGTGGATGCGACACTTGACAGCCACCAAAATGAACGTTCTACCAGTGGGTGTG TTGGGATTTATACTCCTGCAATTGGTGATATTGGTGCGAGGACATGGCCGTTTGATGGATCCGCCGGCGAGGAATGCCATGTGGCGATTTGGCTATCCCAATCCCGTAAATTACAATGATAACGAACTCTTTTGCGGTGGCTATGCGGTTCAGTGGGAGAAAAATAGTGGACGTTGTGGTGTCTGCGGCGATGCCTATCATGTGAAGTCCCCACGGCCCCACGAAGCTGGCGGGGAATACGCCAAGGGCATCATCTCCCGATACTATACGGCCGGTCAGGAAATCGATGTGGAGGTGGAACTGACGGCCAATCACTATGGTCGCTTCGAGATGTTCCTCTGCCCGAACAACAATCCGCGACAGGAGGCCACCCAGCAGTGTTTCGATCGATATCCGTTGCTGATTTCGGGCAGTCGGGAGCACCGATATCTCATACCACGCGACGCCAAGAAGAAGGATATATTCCGATATCGGGTGCGATTGCCTCCATATGTCACCTGCACGCAGTGCGTCCTGCAATGGACCTACTACACCGCCAATATGTGGGGCACCTGCGCCAATGGAACCGAGGCAGTCGGATGCGGCAAGGCAG AAACATTCCGTAACTGTGCGGATATAGCGATTATCTCGAACACTGGAGGAGGTGTTCCGCCGATCTTTGTGAACAACAAGTCACCATATCTGCTATATTATCGGGATTATCGGGCACCGGAAGACAACAATATCTTTCCACTTATTGTGCG AAATGCCACGCGGCATGCGCGCAAACGAGGCAAGGCTTAA
- the LOC128260676 gene encoding uncharacterized protein LOC128260676 — protein sequence MNMNRNRLNQMRQLDRGNEGLQQVIQMQATAGGTQAQSSAGQTVRRKTTYTRTELLSRGLSTVQKSTPSNQMSPRPRYPQPPKDIFPTTPLGQSTNVTNLNSPPRRQRSFLPRVARLPAKSDKSPTKIPNRLSRETEGKLEQSQIPICSQKTPHLVNTPHGSDSSSPARRTIRANEVVEEEFLSGSSSASERCKIKLAKAIRLPDDQNKSFVYLCKPVKKVKELLTARRLRNSCDLLDQTKGEDFALEKESVKLPIAVYEDALLSKGDGEGFTLSPLEGLAQSSSSTSQLDTPTIEAVHQRHQQLEARTSLSSQDRLRAQLREVRQRQRHLRQLEQDQRYKEQRQLELDQVCQNLPTLQHEIRMLQQLGEKLEATLRLSNIPKPLTPKHSSTVFYTPRSSPYMPDELPITKLGCLRLEQILVVQLKARITATAYRFGLLQEFRIETKTLNELKKADDLQCFYLPAPREESPLASLKETETEADAETDPLQCTNFRKLRENPNVLLQQLRHLNAGSGRPFNILDQDTMFFNSLAFAESKTLGAHVREELEMATRESGGGGGGTIANYGGAIAYSRLSVRDRPFLERPSPDRGDQLQPRLPRSHSQVHSTTQTELESPRPKTIYFPEPVTEISSPDYTPFPSPRLTKRKKVKGLKIKACRQETREPDPKPKKTRMVVRRVAPESPIQSRIEPKVRMQLLKTVLVGTVQVAVILVLIMAFSYPDVSC from the exons ATGAATATGAATCGCAACCGCCTCAACCAGATGCGGCAATTGGATCGGGGTAACGAGGGCCTCCAGCAGGTCATACAAATGCAGGCGACTGCCGGAGGAACCCAGGCACAATCTTCGGCAGGTCAAACAGTGCGGCGCAAGACGACCTACACCCGGACTGAGTTACTGTCCCGCGGCCTGTCCACCG TTCAAAAGTCCACGCCCTCAAACCAAATGTCACCAAGACCACGCTACCCACAGCCACCGAAGGATATCTTTCCGACCACTCCCTTGGGTCAAAGTACCAATGTAACCAATTTAAATAGCCCTCCACGAAGGCAACGAAGTTTTCTGCCACGGGTGGCCAGATTGCCGGCCAAGTCGGATAAATCGCCAACTAAGATACCGAATCGCTTGAGTCGGGAGACTGAAGGTAAACTAGAGCAGTCGCAAATTCCCATATGCAGTCAGAAAACTCCACATTTGGTGAATACACCACATGGCAGTGACAGCAGTAGTCCGGCTCGAAGGACCATTAGGGCCAATGAAGTTGTGGAAGAGGAATTCCTTAGTGGCAGTAGTAGCGCCTCGGAACGTTGCAAGATCAAGTTGGCCAAGGCCATACGCTTACCAGATGACCAGAACAAGAGTTTCGTCTATTTGTGTAAGCCGGTGAAGAAGGTCAAGGAGTTACTCACTGCCCGAAGATTACGCAATAGCTGCGACCTTTTAGATCAGACGAAAGGGGAGGATTTTGCCTTGGAGAAGGAGTCCGTGAAGCTGCCGATAGCTGTTTACGAGGATGCTTTGCTCAGCAAAGGTGATGGCGAAGGATTTACTCTCTCACCCCTCGAGGGATTGGCCCAGTCATCGAGTAGCACCAGTCAGTTGGACACTCCCACCATTGAGGCCGTGCACCAACGCCATCAGCAGTTGGAGGCCAGGACGTCGTTGAGCAGTCAGGACCGTCTGAGGGCCCAATTGCGGGAGGTGCGCCAAAGGCAGCGACATTTGCGCCAACTGGAGCAGGATCAGCGGTACAAGGAGCAGCGGCAGCTGGAATTGGATCAGGTTTGCCAGAATCTACCCACTTTGCAGCATGAGATCCGCATGCTTCAACAACTGGGTGAGAAGTTGGAGGCCACACTGCGATTGTCCAATATACCCAAGCCCCTGACACCCAAGCACTCCTCCACCGTGTTCTATACCCCTCGTTCGAGTCCCTATATGCCGGATGAACTGCCCATCACCAAATTGGGTTGCCTTCGGTTGGAACAGATTCTCGTGGTACAGCTCAAGGCCAGAATCACGGCCACCGCTTACAGGTTTGGTTTATTGCAGGAGTTCCGCATAGAGACGAAGACCCTGAATGAACTAAAGAAGGCAGATGACCTGCAATGTTTCTATTTACCAGCTCCCAGGGAGGAATCACCTTTGGCCAGCTTGaaagaaaccgaaaccgaagcCGATGCCGAAACCGATCCTCTTCAGTGCACTAATTTCCGAAAGCTAAGGGAGAACCCAAATGTCCTGCTGCAGCAACTAAGACATCTAAATGCGGGATCGGGGAGACCCTTCAATATACTCGATCAGGACACCATGTTCTTCAATAGTCTGGCCTTTGCCGAGTCGAAAACATTGGGTGCCCACGTACGGGAGGAACTGGAAATGGCCACGCGAGAGTCGGGAGGCGGCGGTGGGGGAACCATTGCCAATTATGGCGGAGCCATCGCCTATTCACGCCTCTCGGTGCGGGATCGCCCATTTCTGGAACGGCCATCTCCGGATCGGGGGGATCAACTGCAGCCGAGACTACCTCGAAGTCATAGCCAAGTTCACAGCACCACGCAAACGGAACTTGAGTCGCCCAGACCAAAAACGATATACTTCCCCGAACCGGTAACGGAAATCAGTTCACCCGATTATACACCGTTTCCCAGTCCCAGGCTCACAAAGCGAAAGAAAGTGAAAGGGCTGAAGATAAAGGCATGCAGGCAGGAGACCAGGGAACCTGATCCCAAACCGAAAAAGACCAGGATGGTCGTACGTCGTGTGGCGCCCGAATCGCCAATTCAAAGTCGCATAGAGCCCAAGGTGCGGATGCAGTTGCTCAAAACCGTGCTTGTGGGAACGGTCCAGGTTGCTGTTATTCTAGTTCTCATCATGGCCTTTTCCTATCCGGATGTGAGCTGCTGA
- the LOC128260650 gene encoding uncharacterized protein LOC128260650: protein MSKHQHLMARDQLAAIAKEEARRKRAEMRWSYGNKFSSINLNKMRQKKESASGDLAMTKASAVDTPLEVEAAPPKDTDMALRRIASSFAHVRDSVSGNFDALPPEESEEDAGEERAEVLICSQAMPMPMPMALPSDHSSTAVEPVAMPDEPLEDVLSQQYGSLKLPVIVPEPLQLESRATERWQQLGSTVSALFRARRYIDSPETPVAQTRRLREQRELLEAFTRPFLFEAHKRD from the coding sequence ATGTCGAAGCACCAGCATTTGATGGCCAGGGACCAACTGGCGGCCATTGCGAAGGAAGAGGCGCGTCGCAAACGCGCCGAGATGCGTTGGAGTTATGGGAACAAGTTCTCCAGCATAAATCTGAACAAGATGCGCCAGAAGAAGGAGAGTGCCAGTGGCGATTTGGCTATGACCAAAGCATCGGCAGTGGATACCCCCCTGGAAGTGGAGGCCGCGCCGCCCAAGGATACGGACATGGCATTGCGACGGATTGCCTCGAGCTTTGCCCATGTCAGGGATTCGGTGAGCGGCAATTTTGACGCTTTGCCGCCGGAGGAGAGTGAGGAAGATGCTGGCGAGGAGCGTGCTGAGGTCCTTATTTGCAGTCAggcgatgccgatgccgatgccgatggcCTTACCGTCTGACCACTCCTCGACGGCAGTCGAACCAGTGGCAATGCCTGACGAGCCCCTAGAGGATGTGCTTTCCCAGCAGTACGGTTCCTTGAAGTTACCCGTAATAGTGCCGGAGCCGTTGCAGCTCGAGTCCCGGGCCACCGAACGTTGGCAACAGCTGGGCAGTACGGTATCCGCTTTGTTCCGGGCACGACGGTATATCGACAGTCCGGAGACCCCGGTGGCACAGACCCGACGCCTGCGGGAGCAGCGCGAGCTCCTCGAGGCCTTTACCCGGCCCTTTCTGTTCGAGGCTCACAAGCGGGACTAG
- the LOC128260682 gene encoding cyclin-dependent kinase 7, with translation MLPNANDKKDRYAKLSFLGEGQFAIVYKARDTVTSQIVAVKKIKKGSREDARDGINRTALREIKILQELQHENVIGLVDVFGQLSNVSLVFDFMDTDLEVIIKDTKIILTQANIKAYAIMTLKGLEYLHLNWILHRDLKPNNLLVNSDGVLKIGDFGLAKSFGSPNRIYTHHVVTRWYRSPELLFGARQYGTGVDMWAVGCILAELMLRVPFMPGDSDLDQLTRIFATLGTPSDAEWPHLGKLHDYLQFRNFPGTPLENIFTAAGNDLIHLMRRLFAMNPLRRVSCREALSMPYFGNKPAPTVGPKLPMPSAILAAKEGANPQAGEEKPALKRKLVETTVRGNGLAQKKRLQF, from the exons ATGCTGCCCAACGCCAACGACAAGAAGGATCGCTACGCCAAGTTGTCCTTCCTTGGTGAGGGTCAG TTTGCCATTGTTTATAAGGCCCGGGACACGGTGACGAGTCAAATTGTGGCCGTGAAGAAGATCAAGAAGGGTTCCCGCGAAGATGCACGCGATGGGATCAACAGGACGGCTCTGCGGGAGATTAAGATTCTGCAGGAGCTGCAGCACGAGAATGTCATCGGTTTGGTGGATGTCTTCGGGCAGCTGTCCAACGTCTCGCTCGTTTTCGATTTCATGGACACCGACCTGGAGGTGATCATCAAGGATACCAAGATTATCCTGACCCAGGCGAACATAAAGGCCTATGCCATAATGACTTTAAAGGGCCTGGAGTACCTGCACCTGAATTGGATACTCCATCGCGATCTGAAGCCCAATAATTTGCTGGTCAACAGCGATGGAGTGCTGAAGATCGGTGATTTCGGTCTGGCCAAATCGTTTGGCTCGCCGAATCGCATTTACACCCACCACGTGGTCACCCGGTGGTATCGTTCGCCGGAATTGCTCTTTGGAGCCCGGCAGTATGGCACTGGAGTGGATATGTGGGCGGTGGGCTGCATCCTGGCGGAGTTGATGTTGCGGGTGCCCTTCATGCCGGGCGATTCGGATCTGGATCAGTTGACCAGAATCTTTGCCACACTGGGAACACCGTCGGATGCGGAATGGCCGCATTTGGGCAAGCTGCACGATTACCTGCAGTTCAGGAACTTTCCGGGCACTCCACTGGAGAACATCTTCACCGCCGCTGGCAATGATTTGATCCACCTGATGCGCCGGCTGTTCGCCATGAATCCCCTGAGGCGCGTGTCCTGCCGGGAGGCCCTGAGCATGCCGTACTTTGGCAATAAGCCCGCACCCACGGTGGGCCCCAAACTGCCCATGCCCTCGGCCATTTTGGCCGCCAAGGAGGGCGCCAATCCGCAGGCCGGCGAGGAGAAGCCGGCGCTCAAGCGAAAGCTGGTGGAGACCACGGTGAGGGGCAATGGATTGGCCCAGAAGAAGCGACTGCAGTTCTAG
- the LOC128260684 gene encoding U1 small nuclear ribonucleoprotein A, producing the protein MDVRPNQTIYINNLNEKIKKEELKKSLYAIFSQFGQILDIVALKTLKMRGQAFVIFKEIGSASNALRTMQGFPFYDKPMQIAYSKSDSDIVAKLKGTFKERPKKIKPPKPAPGVEEKKDKKKKPSSAENSNPNTQTEQPPNQILFLTNLPEETNEMMLSMLFNQFPGFKEVRLVPNRHDIAFVEFTTELQSNAAKEALQGFRITPTHAMKITFAKK; encoded by the exons ATGGACGTGCGACCCAACCAGACGATCTATATCAACAACCTGAACGAAAAGATAAAGAAGGAGGAGCTGAAAAAGTCGCTATACGCGATTTTCTCGCAGTTTGGCCAAATACTGGACATTGTGGCACTGAAAACCCTGAAGATGCGCGGCCAAGCATTTGTAATCTTCAAGGAAATCGGGAGCGCCTCGAATGCCCTGCGCACCATGCAGGGATTCCCCTTCTACGACAAGCCCATGCAGATAGCCTACTCGAAATCGGATTCGGATATTGTGGCCAAGCTGAAGGGAACCTTCAAGGAGCGACCCAAGAAGATTAAGCCACCGAAACCGGCGCCAGGTGTCGAGGAAAAGAA GGACAAGAAAAAGAAGCCGAGCAGCGCGGAGAACTCGAACCCGAACACACAGACGGAGCAGCCACCCAACCAGATCCTCTTCCTCACCAATCTGCCCGAGGAGACTAACGAGATGATGCTGTCCATGCTGTTCAACCAGTTCCCTGGCTTCAAGGAGGTGCGTCTCGTGCCGAATCGTCACGACATCGCCTTCGTGGAGTTTACCACGGAGCTGCAAAGTAATGCCGCCAAGGAGGCGCTCCAGGGCTTCAGAATTACGCCGACGCACGCCATGAAGATCACCTTCGCCAAGAAGTGA
- the LOC128260685 gene encoding thioredoxin-2 — protein sequence MCQISFCLNFVKSVYHFGRPIRFKIMVYLVRNKQDLDKQLALAKDKLVVIDFYANWCGPCKNIAPKLEELAQQYSDRAVVLKVDVDDNEEISGDYNVTGMPTFVFIKCGEVLELFVGGNPDKLVKSMEKYVSDVDSTEQRRTSSHLESEEMCSAAPSASSSDTVNAEVMCDLSEHDQEATEAMEAMEAMVDQ from the exons ATGTGCCAGATTTCATTTTGCCTTAACTTTGTGAAGTCAGTCTATCATTTCGGCCGCCCAATTCGAT ttAAAATCATGGTGTATCTGGTAAGGAATAAGCAAGATCTCGACAAGCAGCTGGCTTTGGCCAAGGACAAGCTGGTGGTGATCGATTTCTATGCCAACTGGTGTGGACCTTGCAAAAATATAGCCCCCAAATTGGAGGAATTGGCGCAGCAATATTCGGACCGTGCGGTGGTGCTCAAGGTGGACGTAGATGACAACGAGGAGATTTCGGGGGACTACAATGTGACCGGCATGCCAACGTTTGTGTTCATCAAATGCGGCGAAGTCCTGGAGCTTTTCGTCGGCGGAAATCCTGACAAGCTGGTCAAATCCATGGAGAAATATGTTAGCGATGTGGATTCCACGGAGCAGCGCCGCACATCCAGTCACCTGGAATCCGAGGAAATGTGCAGCGCCGCCCCAAGTGCCTCATCCAGTGACACTGTCAACGCAGAGGTCATGTGCGATCTATCGGAACACGATCAAGAGGCCACGGAGGCCATGGAGGCCATGGAGGCCATGGTAGATCAGTAA
- the LOC128260687 gene encoding thioredoxin-1: protein MAAIRTMTDYHKRIEAASDKLIVLDFYANWCGPCKDMESTVKSLARKYSTKAVVLKIDVDKFEELTERYKVRSMPTFVFIKNNRRLASFSGADDHKLTDMMAKLVKT from the coding sequence ATGGCAGCCATTCGCACCATGACCGATTACCACAAGAGGATCGAGGCGGCCAGTGACAAACTGATTGTCCTGGATTTCTACGCCAATTGGTGCGGCCCCTGCAAGGATATGGAAAGTACGGTGAAATCGCTGGCCAGGAAGTACTCGACCAAGGCCGTGGTTCTCAAGATCGATGTGGACAAGTTTGAGGAGTTGACGGAGCGCTACAAGGTGCGCAGCATGCCCACCTTCGTTTTCATCAAGAACAATCGCCGTTTGGCATCTTTTTCTGGCGCCGATGACCATAAGCTCACCGACATGATGGCCAAGTTGGTAAAAACATAG